The genome window gcaaactcgaggggccaaatggccaacattATATGTTGGTATAATTGAAGTCACCCATTATTATGGTTGTCACTTGTCCATATTTTCCAATTAATCTATATATTTCCTACTCCACCTGGAGCACAAGACAATGATGATACTTCACACGGTTCATCAGAGatctcattccctgtccactAACCATTTAATAAAAAGTGGAATGGAATAAAATCCTTAAAATTAACCCAATGAACGTTAACAATCTCATGTTTCTTGGCAACAGAAAGTGATTGTCAACCATTTTAAACCATAAAACTGATGCAGTCAGTAAAATTATCAATTTATATTCAATATTTCTGGCAGTCCCATGGTATGATCTTTAACCCACCTATATGTGATGCTATTGTCCACACCTGCATTCCAGTGCTTTGGTAAACCAGTTGCATGTCAAGTATTCATCCCACTAATTAAAAGCTAAAATATATTCtaaatgtaggttagggggattcgcggggtaaatacatggggttacggggataggggcttgggtagaatgctctgtcggagagtcggtgcaaacccgatgggccaaatgacctccttctgcactgtaaggattctatgattctaccagtcCTGCTCTCTCTGTATGATACTGACCAATGTTCATTATATTGGACATGAAGGCACATTAATAAAGAGCAATATTTTGCCATTACTGATTTCTCTGTCAAGAGTTCTGCTGGTCAAACCATAATCAAAAACTGCATATATGGGTCTGAATTTTCAGTAGGAGAGTCAGTGGAGGATGCATCCCTGCTGACTCTGACAGGCCCGTTGTCATATCACACTCAAGTGAGTCTTGATTGGCAGTAAGTTGGATTTCTGCCGCACATGGAAAGATTTCCTCCCTTGGAAGGCTGTTGGCCAAttagattggccaacagctctccagcccatccaggcacggcgctgcagtggccagaagaggtactgcagcgcCATGCCAGAGActacagctggaattctccggccattcatgcccacCGCCGCTGCCAGAGTGGActgagaacttggcgctcagccaaatctccgctcattgcagtgggaccagagaatcccatcggcatgaatggctggaaaattccagcttaaGTCCTGGGAACCGTAGTTCTGGTAGGTGCCAGGGGTCCCAGAGAGGAGAATGTATAGATTGCCCTGGGtagagtggttggggggggggggggggggggcgggaggggggtggcaaTTTCGCTGTCAAGATGTAGGCTGGATGGGGGAAGTGCGGAGGGAGGGCCGAAGTCATCATTCAATTGAGGCTGGTGGGCAAAGGCCCTGAAGTGGCCATTAAGTGGTCACtcaatggggcttgggtgggcttGCTATCCGAAGCCCTATCCAGTCCTACTGTAAAATGGTGTCCGGATCAGGGTGGGCGGGAATCCTGTCCGTGCTATTTTACATTCCCCTAGTCAGCCAATTTTAAGAAAAACATATGTGACTTTGCTTCATACAGCTGGAAGCCAAATCCATCTGATAGCTGTGATCAATTTACAGAACTCAATCCCAAAACAGCGACAGAATACAGGACCTGGCATTTAACCCTGCCAATTTCAGTAAGTGATTGGACAAAGGACAAAGGCTTCCTTTGAAGGAAACACAATCACCTGGCTTTTAATTCTGATTTGAAAGAATATTGCAAGTAGTTTTTCATAAGTAAAACAATACAATGCTCTCAATTGTGAAGCCAGACGGTCTACGTGCTTTTGATTTATTGAGAGTAAATGGGCATGGGTTTGGTTTCCATAACATCACTGGAGACATGACAAGGAGGGACGGGCAAGCTCTGCATGATGGTATCTGCCATGTTTGAGCCAGACTTTTCCATGCTCCTTAAGGGTGGTAAGTGGCAGCCTGGCAGACCAGCCTGTGCACCCAGCACCAAGGTGTGCATGCCCATCAGAACTCTGCTGTCCCATCATGGTCTTCACCTGAATCCTCTGCGGCAGAACTCAACCGTGACCTCGCCTTCTGGTGAGCTTCATCAATCATCCTTTCCCCCTGGCCTGGCTGCATCCTACTCATGCCTGTTGACTCATCACTTATCGATCAATCTCAATACAGTGCAGTGCAGTGCCACTGTCTGAACTGGTGGCTGTGACCAAGTGATGGGGCCTCTTCGTCAAAGCTTTCCTGTTGCTCTCCCTCTTCATCCAGGGGCTGCCGTGACTGGGTTGCTGATAGTTCTTGGGTGTCCAAAAACGGAAAATCAGAAGGGAAGGGTTTGGTgcaaagaaagggcggcatgtgccaccagtgctaaccatggtggcacagtggttagcactgctgcctcacagcaccaggaacttctggcctcgggtcactgtcttgtgtggagtttgtacgttctccccgtgtctgtgtgttctggtttcctcccacagtccaaagatgcgcgggttaggttgattggccatgctaaattgccacttagtgacagggggaattACCAGGGTTaaaatgtggggttgcgggaatagggcctgggtgggatggtggtcggtgcagactcgatgggcaaaatggcctccttttgcactgtagggattctatgattctataaaagtgGAATGTGAAGGAAGATGTCTGTGGTCACATCAGCAGCAACCTGCCCATCGTGCCAAATCTCAGGATGAGTGTCCACTAGAAGTTGAGAAGGGGCATAAGGCAGGAACACATCATTAGTCTCGATGTTCTCAGCGATAACTGTTGACATGGGCTCTGCGACAGCTTGCCTCACAATGCTGAGGGCCTTATCCTCCATAGGGTTCAGGAGATGCAGGTGGCCTTGACTCCTAACAATTCTGCTTTGCTCCATTCTATTGTGGTGCTACCTTGTCCTGCAAGAAAGATGGCActgtatttagaacaaagaactaaGAGATGAAaggaaactacagcacaggaacaggccctttggccctccaagcccgcaccgacctcgctgtccatctgaactaaaaaccccacTATCAGTGATGAGGGTGATGTGCCTACCATAGCTGAATATGGTAGCCAATGAGTGGTGGGTGTGAGGTTGGCAGCATTGGTGGGTATGAGCCCTGGGTATCAAGAACTGCTGCTGGGTAAATATAGAAATTGTGGTGCTATGAATGGCCTGAGAGTTTGGTAGTGCGGTGGGAAGAGATGTCATGTGAAGTGGCATTCACTGGCATTGGCCATCCAAGTGAGTTCATTAGACTTCTTGTGGCATCATTGCCTTAAGGATAGATGTTAAGAATTGACATCCCAAGCATTCTACCCACTCTCCATTCTGAGGATGTTCCGTGAAGTCTTCCTTCTTTCCATGACACCATGATATTTCTCCCTCTGTCCACCTCCACCATTAGTGCCTCCCGTGCCAAATCCATCATGACAGAACCCTGGTCTTCCATTTTTTATGTTGTAAATTGTAGCCATATCATTCAGTGCAACTTTTTTAAAGAGAGACAGCGTGCCTTTAGAACAGAAGGCTGACTATACTATGTACTATTCACACAATGTTGCACAGCCCCCACATGGTGCAGAGGCAGCCAGCACTGCACTGCTTGGCCCTGCACTGATATCGTGGCAATGAGATTGCAGCACCAAATCTACACGAAGCTCACCTCCAATGAAACCAGCAGGGGCAAGTTGCAAACCGCAACCCCTGCTACCAAAAGCCGTGTAAGTCAAATCGCAGGTCACCATGTCTGCTGGTATCAAGGCTAATTGTGTCCATTCTCTATTATTTACTTCTACTAACTGGATtcccacaaatcatagaatccctacagtgcagaaggaggccattcggcccattgggtctgtaccgaacacaatcccatccagaccctactcccgtaaccccttaTATTGGGGCCAATCACCCTGGCACCAGGGttgatttagcatagccaatcaacctaacccgcacatctttggactgtgtgaggaaaccggaacacccggaggaaacccacgcagaatggggagaatgtgcaaactctacacagacagttacccgaggccggaatcgaacccgggtccctggcgctgtgaggcagcagtgctaaccactgtgccaccgtgctgcctgggtAGTTTGTTTCATTACTCTAGAAGGGTTTATTCCTTTAGGTGATTTGCAGTCTTTGAAGATTTCTTGCTTGCTGTTAACTGGCCTATCACGGTTCACTTTCCTCCACATTTTGGACAGTGCCCTTCGTCAGTAAAGACCGAGGGATTTACAAGTCTTTTCAATTGAAGTAGAAGAATGGGAGGGAACAAGAGAGGAGGAAAATGTAGGAGGACAGAGCGGTCCCCCCACCATGGCTCTCGCTTAACCTTGACACAAAATCACTCTTGCGGCATTAGTGAGATCAAACCAATTTCGAACTAAATTATCCACATTTATTGATCTTGAACCTCTTGCCATTTTCCTCTTCTCAGGGGTGGTTTGCTGGAAGAAACTTGGCAGTTTCTCAGGTCACAACTGAATACCTCGTTTGGGTGGATGAAGACTTTTTATTCACAAAGGATACAAAATTAGAAAAACTGTTGGCAGTATTGGAAAACACAAACTTGGACGTGGTAAGTGTGGAAGTGGAGATAGTGAAGGCACGTATTTCACATATCTCAGTCTGATGAACATTTCAGCTTCATACATTCCAAAAATGAATTATTATTTGTATAGAAAATTTGGGGGGGTGGAGGcgttggtctagtggtattatcgttagactattaatccagaaactcagctaatgttctggggacccgagttcaaatcccgcaacagcagatggtggaatttgaattcaataaaaaatatctggaattaagattctactgatgaccatgaaaccattgccaattgttggaaaaacccatctggttcactaatgtcctttagggaaggaaattcctggtctggcctacatgtgactccagcaccacagcaatgaggttgactctacactgccctccaagggcaactagggatgggcaataaatactggccagcctgtgatgcccatgtcccatgaatgaatttaaaaaaagatttatctATCGATGTTATGTTGATTTTTTTTGAGGCCACACAAATGATTTCCACCTATCGCCTTGCAGTTCAAAGTCATCCCTAGAATGAGATGTGAAAAGAATTTAATAAAAGTTACTTTTGCCTCCCGAAAACTGATGAGTTTATCCCAGCTACTAGGCTAAAAAGATGAAATTCCAAAACTGGAGCTCAGCCTGCCTCAAATCCACTTTATCTCTCAGCAGAGGTGGGACAAGGGACTTGGTACAGGTAACCAATTCTCCTCAGGAAGAGATTGGTtatctagagtcatagagatagagagcagatgggccgaatggtctttttctgtgTGTTAAAAGCTGGAATGaaaacaatgctggaaatactcagcaaatcaggcaatgtctgtggagagaagtctcacaataccaggttaaagtccaacaggtttatttggtagcaccatcttttgggagcgttgctccttcttcaggtgagtgaagagttgtgttcacaaacagggcatacatagacacagactcaatttacaagataatggttggaatgcgagtctttacaggtaatcaagtctttacaggtacagacaatgtgagtggagagagggttaagcaaaggttaaagaggtgtgaattgtctcaagccgggGATGTCCTTTTCGGACAAAGGtggagatttttttctctctgagggtcaagcgattttggaactctctgcttcagaaggcagtggaagcgggtcactgaatatttttaagtcgGAGGTAGATAGCTTCTTGttaggtaagggaatcaaaggttaatgGGGGGCCCAATGGGGGacgtggaactcaacacaaacagaacaaccgtgatcttattgaatgagctcaagggaccaaatggcctactattTTGTGTGTTCGTATGTAAAAACATCTGTTTCTATAAACTTGCCCAAGAGAGGAGAAGATAGACCCTGgtgttcattaaaaaaaaataaagagacAATATACAACTTCTCAAATAACCAAGAAATATAATTTTTCATAGGTTGGTGCCTCAGTGAATGGTAATCGATTCCACTTTAGGCTGTGGCATGAAAAAGGAAATGAGGATGATGGAGAATGCTTATTTTCCAAGCCTGGTGGCTTTTATACACTGGATGGGTTTCCAAACTGTGTGATAACCAGTGGTGTGGTGAACTTCTTCATGGCCAGGACAGAAAAGATACTGAGTGTTGGATTCGATCCTCGATTGGCAAGGGTAGCTCACTCCGGTAAATGAACCATTCAATTGTCCTGCCCCAATGTTAATGATGCTACTGGATGCTGATATTCAGGTTTTATTCAGATTTGTTAGTCTTCCAGTCTAGGTAACAATCTTAGGAATCTCAAAGGTACCATGAACTGGGGACAGGATTTCATGAAAAGTTGGGGGCGGTGGTGAACAGGAGAGGTTCAGGCCTGGAATTTCCCGCCACTGACTGGCTAATGTGTTTGTTCTTGGCATGGTCcagagacctggacaacatcggcatctccacatctttcacTAAGCCAGGTTGGGTCCAGAAAGTAAGCTGCCCACAAGCAGCAGGTAGACAATTGAGCCAGTTAAGAACCATATTGAGGCCTCTCTCCTGTACCGACTGGAAGTTTCCAGACAGTAAACGGACCCCTACAGTAGCTAAAACACAGTCAGAGAAAGTAAGTGGCTTCCCAGCTGCAGACCAGGATCTAACTCTCTGGATTACTTTTAAGCCaccaggctcccaccaccaccatcatATCTACACTACTGCCCAATGATGAAAAATGATCAAACCTGCAGCCTCAGCCCACTCTATCGAGGGGCTCCATCCCCCACATTGTGCTCATTTTTACTTCCATACGGTTTTAAAGTGCTCAGAGCGCCCGCCATATTGAGacacctctctctcacttacCTGCAATGATAGTCTCATGGCTGCGGTCCCTTCTATTGGCCCTTCAGCATCACTCATTGTACTTAACTGGACAGGAAGCACACCCTCTCATCATCAAGTGACCAGTCCTacaaaaattatttatttatttttcatgagatgtgggtgttgctggctagaaaAAAAGGATAAACCCTGCAAATATAGTTTGATCAGTTTAGCATTTGTGGCGGGGAAACATGTAAGGACAAcaatctgggacaaaattaattgaCATTGAGAAAAGTTTGGTCTAAGAAATGAAAGTCAACACAGAATGGTGCATCGGAGGGGCTCTACTTAGGCTGAGTTGACTGACCAGGCCGAGCTTGCTTCATTCCCACTCTGCCTCATCCTTGATCACACACAGTGCAACCTCGGCCCCTGattggaggagatattggggtcttgaaaacattaagtagacaagtcctcaggtcttgatgggatataccccagaatactgggagaggcaagggaggaaattgc of Mustelus asterias unplaced genomic scaffold, sMusAst1.hap1.1 HAP1_SCAFFOLD_2152, whole genome shotgun sequence contains these proteins:
- the LOC144489409 gene encoding beta-1,4 N-acetylgalactosaminyltransferase 2-like, which encodes MVSAMFEPDFSMLLKGDQTNFELNYPHLLILNLLPFSSSQGWFAGRNLAVSQVTTEYLVWVDEDFLFTKDTKLEKLLAVLENTNLDVVGASVNGNRFHFRLWHEKGNEDDGECLFSKPGGFYTLDGFPNCVITSGVVNFFMARTEKILSVGFDPRLARVAHSEFFIDGLGRLLVGSCNDVTVGHQAKTKQTNDSVKAVEQKYAKFRQPTKHDREYKLALHYFKNHLKCYTQI